Below is a genomic region from Candidatus Chlorobium masyuteum.
TCCGATAGTCGGGTCGTAGGTAAAGCCGTGAACACCGTGACCGGTGGTGTAGACCATCACGACTGATGAGCCGTAGATAACGTAACCGGCGGCAACCTGCTCGTATCCATGCTGCAGACAATCGTTGATGCTTGCCTTGCAGGGGTCGTCGCCCTTGAGACGATAGATGGAGAAGATGGTGCCGACACTGACATTGACATCAATATTTGAGGAGCCGTCGAGAGGATCGAAGAGAAGTGCATAGCTTCCGGTCTCATTTTTCGGCGGTATAATGATTCCTTCGTTCTCCTCTGAGCCCATGACGGCAAACCGGCCGTGCTGACCGATGGCGGAGATGATTTTTTCATTGGCGAACAAGTCAAGTTTCTTGACCTCTTCACCCTGAACATTGGTGCTTCCTGCAAAACCGAGAATATCGACCAGTCCGGCACGGACAACCTCTCTTCGTACCAGTTTTGCCGCAAAGGCGACATCCGTAAGCAGGTCGGTAAGTTCGCCGTGTGCTTCGGGGAAATACTTCTGCTGTTCGAGGATATGTCGTTCAATGGTAATCAAATTGCTCATGCTCACTCTTCCTGATGATTAGGTGGTAGGGGATTAATCAGCGACATTGAGATCTTAAATGTAGAAATATTCAGCCTCGCTTTCAAATTGAGAGCGCAATTGCCCGTTGAGCCGTTTTTGTAAAGAAATGCCGAAGTGTTATATACCTTGACACTTTTTCAAAGCAAGCACTCTCTTCCCTGTTTCATGAAACGATACCGATGGAATTTACTCGCTCCTGACGATGAGACTGTTCAGGCTCTGACTGAAGCGATAAATGTCAGTCAGCCCGTTGCAAGAGCCTTGTGCAATCGTGGTGTCACGACGTTTGATGCAGCCAGGGATTATTTCCGCTCATCAATCGAGCATATCCCCTCTCCCTTTCTGATGCAGCAAATGCAGCGAGCGGTTGATCGTGTGCTTGAGGCGGTCAGGATGCATGAGAAAATCATGATCTATGGCGATTATGACGTTGACGGTACAACCGGAACAGCGATGCTTTTTTTGTTTCTGAAAGAGCAGGGCGCCGGGGTTTCCTGGTACATTAATGACCGGTTTACGGAGGGGTACGGTTTATCTGACGAAGGTATTGATACCGCTCTCGGACGGCAGGTTTCGCTGATCATTACGGTTGATTGCGGTATACGTGCTAACGGGGAGATCAAGCGGTGCGGAGAGCTTGGTATTGATGTGATAGTCTGCGATCACCATGAGCCTGATGAACTGCCGCCAGCCTACGCTATTCTGAATCCGAAGGTCCCGGGTTCGACCTATCCATTCCGCGAGTTATGCGGTTGTGGTGTCGCATTCAAGCTTATTCAGGCAATAGCCGGGGATTCGGGGGGAGATGCTGAAAGCTGGCAGAAATATCTTGATTTTGTTGCGATTGCTACTGCGGCTGATATGGTTGCCCTGGAACAGGAAAATCGAACCCTGGTTCGTGAAGGATTGAAAAGAATGCGGGTAAAACCGAGAGGTACGTTCAAGGCTCTGTTTTCTCTCATGAAGGTGGCTTCTTCAGAGCTCGGCATGTTTCATATTGCATTCGGTATTGCTCCCCGTATTAATGCTGCCAGCAGAATGGGTTCAGCACATCTTGCCATGGAGTGGCTTGTTTCGGAATCAATGGATGACTCGGTACGCCATGCCGGGGAACTTGATCGCATGAACGCTCTTCGACGGGAGATTGACAGTGACATCATGACCAGGGCGGAAAAGATGGTTGAAAGCCATTTTGCATCATATTGTTCTTCGATTGTGCTCTATGATGAGTCATGGCATCTTGGGGTTCTTGGTATTGTGGCATCCAAAATGCTTGAAAAACACTATCTCCCGACCGTAATTCTCGGGAGCATGAATGGATTCATCAAGGGGTCGGTCAGAAGTATTGAGGGATTCAATATCTATGAGGCACTGCAGGAGTGCAGTGCGTATCTCGAACAGTTTGGCGGCCATCATCAGGCTGCTGGTGTTATCCTTCGCCCTGAAAATCTTGCCGGATTCCGTAAAAAGTTCAATGAGGTCTGCGCTGCGCGCCTCTCCATTGAGCAGCAACAGAAAGCGCTTGCAGTCGATGCACGGCTTCCTCTTGAGGAGATCACACCGAACTTTATCAATGTACTCGGTCAGTTTGCCCCTTTAGGTTATGGAAACAGGGAACCACTCTTTATTTCCGTTGAACTTCAGCTCTTCGGTACTCCGAGGCTTCTCAGCAAGAGGCATGTGAAGTTTACTGTCAGGGATAGTGCCGGCCGGATTTTCGATGTTATCGGTTTTGACCGCCCGGATATTTTCGACGAACTTTCCTCCCAATCCCGTCCGGTATTTGTTATGCTCTATTCGGTTGAAAAAAGGATGTGGAATAACAGGGAGCAGATACAGATAAGGCTTCGGGACCTTGAACTGTGCAACAGACCGAAGAGCTGAAGGGCACCTCTATTGATTTGTTCCGAAACCCGATTACTTTGTTGGGCGGTGCTCTTAATCCTCATGTACTCCGTGTACATTCCGGTTTCTGCGCTCCGTCCGCCTTATTCTCGGGCTTCTCACTGACAATTAATAGAGGTGCCCAGAATCTGTTTTTGACTATAGCGGTACGCTGCTGTTTCTGTTGTAGCCGGTCACTTTTCCATCTGATCAGGCACACTTTTTTCATGCCTGATTTTGCCGAGGATTCCGGCAAGTGATGAGATTGCGGAGATGGCAAAGAAAATAAGCGACAGGGCAATGCCTGTGCCTGTTGCGAGATTTATGGCATCCAGCATATAGTAGAAGGTGATTTCGCGTGCTCCGGCTCCTCCGATGGTGATCGGCAGAATGGTTGCAACAGCCGAAATCAGAAAGATGGCCAGGTAGTCGATGATGTTTGCATTCTGCGAGAGTGCCATGAGAATGAAATACGCAGATATAATCTGGGTGACCTGCACAAGCATTGACTCTATTGCCGTAATCGTGAATATGCCGAGAAACTGTTTGTAGAACAGCTTGTTCAGTAAAATTGACAGGGGATAGATACTCGTGAGCAGCACCCATGCCCAGGGAATCAGATCGGGAAATAGTGTGGCATAACTGCTGGGCAGCAGGAGAATGACCGACAGAAACACCAGTGCAACCATCCCGCAGATTCTGTCCCACAGCACGGCATGAAAGACATTGATTGTTTTAAGGCCGTGGTTTTTCTTCAATACAAAGATTTTGTAGCCGTCCCCTCCGATACCTCCCGGAAGAAACAGATTGTAGAACATGCCCAGATAGTAGAGCTTGAGATTGTAGATGAAGGAGAGCTCAAGATCAATAGCTTTGAAAAAGCGGTTCAGGCGTATAGCGTTGAATATCTTGGAGATATTGAAGAAAAGAAGGGAGAGCAGAAGATACCACGGGTTTGCACTGCGGATAATATCGGCCAGTTTTGCTATATCGGTCTTTTTCAGCACCAGATAGAGGGCCAGAGAGGTAAAAAGAAGCTGAACAAGTGGTTTGAGCAGCTTTTTCAGCCGGGCGTTACTGTTTGCCAATGATCTTTTTGATGATATAGGGTTTCTTGTTCTGTGACTCGTAATAGGTGCGCATGATGAATTCTGCTATAAACCCGGTCGTAATAAGCTGTATGCCGATAAAGGTCATGATGATGCCGAGCGAGAGCAGCGGGCGGCCACCGATCTCCTCGCCCATGATTTTCACAAAGAGCAGGTAGAGGTTCAACGCCAGACCGATAAACAGCGAAGAAAATCCAAGCGAACCGAACAGGTGCATCGGCTTCTGACTGTATTTCTGAAAGAAGACCATAAAGAGCAGGTCGCTCATCACCTTGAAGGTTCTGCCGATTCCGTATTTGGATTTGCCGAACTTCCGTGCATGGTGACGGACATCAACTTCCGCCATTTTGGCACCATAGAGCTGAACCAGTACCGGAATAAACCGGTGAAGCTCGCCGTAAAGACCGAGATTTTTCGCAACATCTTTCTTGAAAACCTTCAGCGTGCATCCATAGTCACGGATGTGCACATCGGTAAGTGTCCGGATGAGAGCATTGGCGATCTTGCTGGGGATTTTTCGCAGGATCATGCCATCCTGCCTTCCTGCTCGCCGGCCTGCAACAACATCGAGATCGTTGTCAAAAAGGTAGCGTATCATCATCGGAATGTCCGAAGGGTCGTTCTGCAGGTCACCGTCAAGGGTGGCAATCAAGTCCCCTTTTGCATGATCAATACCGGCAGCCATGGCTGTTGTCTGACCATAATTTTTGTTCAGTACAACGAGTTGCAGGTTAGAGGGGGCATTGGCCTGGATTTCAGCTACCGTTCCATCGGTAGAACCATCGTCAACCAGAACGATCTCGTGATCGATGCCGGCAAGCGATGAAGCGAGAGCAGCAAACAGCGGTTTGATGTTCTCAACCTCATTCATGACCGGGATGACGACAGAGAGCTTCATGATTATCCGGTTTTATTGCTTTATTTTCACCAGCACAATGCCGCGTTTGCTGTAGAGTAGGGCAGGAGTGTCAAGGGTTGCAAGTTGCTTGACTGTAGTCAGGGCAATCTCTCCCGGAAGCGGCTCCCGTCTTTCAGCAAAAGATTCAGAATATACGAAAAAAGAGGGGTAATAGACTTCCCACATCACGATTTTATACCCCGCTTTTCTGGCCATGAGGGCGGCCTCCTTCACCGGTTCCTGGAGGAGTTTTCCTGCAATAGGCATCAGATGGATGTTGATGATGAGTGCAAAAATCACTCCCGTAGCAATCAGTTTGTCCGCTACCGCAAACCGGGAAAGAAACTCTATGGCAAGGATCCCGAGAAGTGATGCAATGATTACAAGGATGTGTGACGTTCCGGTGAGCGTAATTCCCTCGGCAAACAGAGTTTGCAGATAGAGGTCATCGGTATAGTTCATTGCTGTGAGGGCAAGAACAGGCAGGAACGCAAGCAGGATGAGGAGCATCAGCGGCCAGAGGGCAAGAAGCCGGGGGTGGCGGCTCAGAGGCAGAGCCCTCGCCATGAGTATGAAGAGCGGTGTATAGCCGTAAATGACGTAGTGAGGAAGTTTTGTGCCGGAGAGCGAGAAAAAGATAAAGACAAAACCGAACCAGATCAGAAGAAAGCGGTTTTCACGTTCCGCAAAGAGTTTTTTCAGGTTGAACAGCACGGTAAAGAGAAGTCCGGTAAAGGGCATCAAACCGATGATGAGTACCGGGAAATAGTAAAAGAGGGAGCCCGAGTGGCCCTCGAATGAGGTGTTGAAGCGGCTGATATTGTGTTTGAAGAAAAAGCCTTCAATAAAGGCCATGCCCTGTTCACGGTATTCAAGCAGATACCAGGGGAGAGCAATACAAAGAAAGATGATGATGCCCCAGGGAGAAAGAGAGGCTCGTACCA
It encodes:
- the fbp gene encoding class 1 fructose-bisphosphatase, whose protein sequence is MSNLITIERHILEQQKYFPEAHGELTDLLTDVAFAAKLVRREVVRAGLVDILGFAGSTNVQGEEVKKLDLFANEKIISAIGQHGRFAVMGSEENEGIIIPPKNETGSYALLFDPLDGSSNIDVNVSVGTIFSIYRLKGDDPCKASINDCLQHGYEQVAAGYVIYGSSVVMVYTTGHGVHGFTYDPTIGEFLLSHENIITPKKGKYYSINEGSYAQFNEGTKKYLDYIKEEDPATGRPYSTRYIGSLVADFHRNLLTGGVFVYPPTTKHTSGKLRLMYEANPLAFICEQAGGRATDGRHRILDIKPTTLHQRTPLYIGSEDDVIIAEEFEQGLR
- the recJ gene encoding single-stranded-DNA-specific exonuclease RecJ codes for the protein MKRYRWNLLAPDDETVQALTEAINVSQPVARALCNRGVTTFDAARDYFRSSIEHIPSPFLMQQMQRAVDRVLEAVRMHEKIMIYGDYDVDGTTGTAMLFLFLKEQGAGVSWYINDRFTEGYGLSDEGIDTALGRQVSLIITVDCGIRANGEIKRCGELGIDVIVCDHHEPDELPPAYAILNPKVPGSTYPFRELCGCGVAFKLIQAIAGDSGGDAESWQKYLDFVAIATAADMVALEQENRTLVREGLKRMRVKPRGTFKALFSLMKVASSELGMFHIAFGIAPRINAASRMGSAHLAMEWLVSESMDDSVRHAGELDRMNALRREIDSDIMTRAEKMVESHFASYCSSIVLYDESWHLGVLGIVASKMLEKHYLPTVILGSMNGFIKGSVRSIEGFNIYEALQECSAYLEQFGGHHQAAGVILRPENLAGFRKKFNEVCAARLSIEQQQKALAVDARLPLEEITPNFINVLGQFAPLGYGNREPLFISVELQLFGTPRLLSKRHVKFTVRDSAGRIFDVIGFDRPDIFDELSSQSRPVFVMLYSVEKRMWNNREQIQIRLRDLELCNRPKS
- a CDS encoding lysylphosphatidylglycerol synthase transmembrane domain-containing protein, with product MANSNARLKKLLKPLVQLLFTSLALYLVLKKTDIAKLADIIRSANPWYLLLSLLFFNISKIFNAIRLNRFFKAIDLELSFIYNLKLYYLGMFYNLFLPGGIGGDGYKIFVLKKNHGLKTINVFHAVLWDRICGMVALVFLSVILLLPSSYATLFPDLIPWAWVLLTSIYPLSILLNKLFYKQFLGIFTITAIESMLVQVTQIISAYFILMALSQNANIIDYLAIFLISAVATILPITIGGAGAREITFYYMLDAINLATGTGIALSLIFFAISAISSLAGILGKIRHEKSVPDQMEK
- a CDS encoding glycosyltransferase family 2 protein — translated: MKLSVVIPVMNEVENIKPLFAALASSLAGIDHEIVLVDDGSTDGTVAEIQANAPSNLQLVVLNKNYGQTTAMAAGIDHAKGDLIATLDGDLQNDPSDIPMMIRYLFDNDLDVVAGRRAGRQDGMILRKIPSKIANALIRTLTDVHIRDYGCTLKVFKKDVAKNLGLYGELHRFIPVLVQLYGAKMAEVDVRHHARKFGKSKYGIGRTFKVMSDLLFMVFFQKYSQKPMHLFGSLGFSSLFIGLALNLYLLFVKIMGEEIGGRPLLSLGIIMTFIGIQLITTGFIAEFIMRTYYESQNKKPYIIKKIIGKQ
- a CDS encoding ArnT family glycosyltransferase — translated: MQLNLPKSETTRFLTLLGLLVAVSFFAGLGSAPLFDVDEGAFSEATREMMVSKNYLTTWLNGAPRFDKPILIYWLQLLSVNLFGVNEFAFRLPSALAGTAWAASIFVVVRKVSGNRQAFLAAALMVLSLQVNVIAKAAIADALLNALLAITMFALFRHFETGSKRALYLAFAAAGFGMLTKGPIAVIIPVSVFFIFSLIEGELKKLVRASLSPWGIIIFLCIALPWYLLEYREQGMAFIEGFFFKHNISRFNTSFEGHSGSLFYYFPVLIIGLMPFTGLLFTVLFNLKKLFAERENRFLLIWFGFVFIFFSLSGTKLPHYVIYGYTPLFILMARALPLSRHPRLLALWPLMLLILLAFLPVLALTAMNYTDDLYLQTLFAEGITLTGTSHILVIIASLLGILAIEFLSRFAVADKLIATGVIFALIINIHLMPIAGKLLQEPVKEAALMARKAGYKIVMWEVYYPSFFVYSESFAERREPLPGEIALTTVKQLATLDTPALLYSKRGIVLVKIKQ